The genome window TCGCGTCGAAAGGCTCTTGGACGCTAGCCTGCATTCCCACCCTCGGCGGAGTCATCATCGGGCTGATGCGGTGGCGGTTTCGGGACTTTGGCCCGAATATGTCTTCCTTAATTGCAGCCACCCGCGGCCTGCAAGAACTCTCCCCCCTCAAACCCATCACCAAAATGGTGGCAGCCTCAGTTTCCCTCGGCACCGGCGCCTCCCTCGGCCCGGAAGCCCCCAGCGTCGAAATCGGCGCCAACTTCGGAATGCTGCTGGCTCAAGTCTTGCAGCTCTCCCCAGAACGGCAGCGCTTGCTCCTCGGCGCGGGAGCAGCAGCAGGTTTATCCGCCGGGTTTAACTCTCCCATCGCCGGAGTGTTCTTTGCCTTAGAAGTCGTGCTCGGCAGCACCTTCGCCACTTCGTCAGTCAGCGTTGTCTTGCTCTCCGCCGTAGTTTCGGCGCTGATCGCTCAAATCTGCTTGGGAGCTCAGCCGGCCTTTGCTTTGCCGATCTACGATGTCCGCAGCCCCCTAGAACTGCCTCTGTACATGGGATTGGGACTTTTAGCGAGCGGAGTGTCTCTAGCGTACACAGAAGCAATTCAATTAGCCGATCGCTGTTTTCAAGGAAAAGTCCGAGGATTTGCTTGGCTCGGACGACTGCCCCGACCGCTTCAGCCCATCATCGGCGGGGTCTGCGTCGGCTTAGTCGCCCTGCAATTTCCTCAAATTTTGGGTGTCGGCTACGAAACAGTCCAAGCAATGCTCCAAGATGTTAAATTTTCCTTGCCTTTGCTGCTGCTGCTGCTGTTTGTCAAACTGGCGATGACAGCAATCAGCCTCGGCAGCGGTTTAGTGGGCGGTATATTCGCTCCGGCGATGTTTTTGGGAGCTTCCTTGGGTTCGGCTTACGGCCTGTTTTTGGAAATGCTGCCGGCAATGAGCGATCGAGTCGCCGGCCCTGCCGCCTACGCCATGGTGGGAATGGCCGCCGTCCTCGCCGGCAGCGCCAGAGCACCGCTGACAGCCATCCTGTTGATGTTTGAATTAACCCGCGATTACCGGATTGTCTTGCCTTTGATGGCAGCAGTCGGATTGAGCGTTTGGCTGGTGGAGTGGGTCAACCGCCGATCGACAGCCCACAGCCTCAACCTTCAGCAAATGGGCGTAGACGTGGCTGTCAATACACCGATCACAGCCAGAGAACAGTTGCAAGATTGGGAAGATGTTCTGGGCGATCGCATCGTCACAGAACTGATTTCTTGCCAAATTCCCATTGATGACGAACACAGCGACGATGAGCCCGTGCTGGCGATCGCTAACGCACATTTGCCAGAAAATGTCAAACCATTACCTGAAACAAAATCAGCAGTTTTACCCAGATCCAATCCCGTTGGTTCGTCACAAAACCAATAACCTCAGATCTAAATCTGACAACTATGATATTTATCAACCCTAAAACCGATTACGCCTTCAAAAAAATTTTCGGTTCCTCAGAAAGCAAAGACATTCTAATTAGCTTTCTCAACGCTATAATTTATGAAGGCAATCCCACGATTGAAGACTTAGAAATTATCAACCAGAATCTGCCGCCCAAACTAGAAGGCTTAAAAGATAGTTATCTGGATGTGAAAGCCAAACTCAGCGATGGCACTTTAGTAATTATTGAAATGCAGGTGCTCAACGTCCAGTCTTTTGGCAAGCGAGTTTTGTACAATGCAGCGAAGACTTACGCTTTTCAATTGGAAGCAGCCCAAGGATATCGAATGCTGAAGCCAGTAATTGCTCTGACAATTACTGATTTTGAAATGTTTCCTAACAGCCCACAATTTATTTCCCGATTTGTGTTCAAAGAAGTCAAGACCAATTTGACTTATCCCGAAAACGAGCTGGATTTAGTGTTTGTAGAGTTGCCCAAGTTTACCAAAGGACAGGAGGAACTTGAAACTTTAGCAGACAAATGGATTTATTTTATGAAAAATGCCAGAAGTCTGACATCGGTTCCAGAAACAATGGATAGCGTACCGGAAATACATCAAGCATTTAATATTGCGAACCAAGCCAGTTTGAGCCGAGAGGAAGTGGAAGATTTGGACAGAAGAGAACAGTTTATTTACGACCAACAGGGAGCAATTATTAAGGCCGTTCAGGACGGCATAGAACAAGGTATAGAACAAGGTATAGAACAAGGACGAGAACAAGGAATGCGAGAAAAGGCGATCGCGATCGCCCGACAATTACTTTCACAGCTAGATAATGCCACGATCGCCCAAGTTACGGGGCTTAGCGTTGAGGATGTAGGGAATTTGCGAGAAAGCGATTCCTAGTTTAAAGTAATTGGCTACAGGAAGTGGAGCTAGACAGAGTGATGAACGATTTTTGATTATGGATTATAGGAAAAAACTATTGATTCTCGATCTTGATGAAACTTTAATTTATGCTAGCGAAGCATCTCTACCTCGGCAAGCTGACTTTTTAGTAGATCCATATCACATTTACAAACGACCGTTTCTTGATGTCTTTTTGAAAAATTGCTTAGACTGGTTTGAGGTTGCAGTTTGGACATCTTCTACGCCGTCTTATGCGATCGCAATTGTGTCAGCCATCTTTGAAAATCCTAAAACTTTATCGTTTGT of Oscillatoria nigro-viridis PCC 7112 contains these proteins:
- a CDS encoding chloride channel protein, with product MRATHPVDQQPPGPTAATPQASSLSPLFNRLHPSPESLLLILSLVIGGVTGAGVVTFHYLIHFIHSLMLEDFMGAIASKGSWTLACIPTLGGVIIGLMRWRFRDFGPNMSSLIAATRGLQELSPLKPITKMVAASVSLGTGASLGPEAPSVEIGANFGMLLAQVLQLSPERQRLLLGAGAAAGLSAGFNSPIAGVFFALEVVLGSTFATSSVSVVLLSAVVSALIAQICLGAQPAFALPIYDVRSPLELPLYMGLGLLASGVSLAYTEAIQLADRCFQGKVRGFAWLGRLPRPLQPIIGGVCVGLVALQFPQILGVGYETVQAMLQDVKFSLPLLLLLLFVKLAMTAISLGSGLVGGIFAPAMFLGASLGSAYGLFLEMLPAMSDRVAGPAAYAMVGMAAVLAGSARAPLTAILLMFELTRDYRIVLPLMAAVGLSVWLVEWVNRRSTAHSLNLQQMGVDVAVNTPITAREQLQDWEDVLGDRIVTELISCQIPIDDEHSDDEPVLAIANAHLPENVKPLPETKSAVLPRSNPVGSSQNQ
- a CDS encoding Rpn family recombination-promoting nuclease/putative transposase; amino-acid sequence: MIFINPKTDYAFKKIFGSSESKDILISFLNAIIYEGNPTIEDLEIINQNLPPKLEGLKDSYLDVKAKLSDGTLVIIEMQVLNVQSFGKRVLYNAAKTYAFQLEAAQGYRMLKPVIALTITDFEMFPNSPQFISRFVFKEVKTNLTYPENELDLVFVELPKFTKGQEELETLADKWIYFMKNARSLTSVPETMDSVPEIHQAFNIANQASLSREEVEDLDRREQFIYDQQGAIIKAVQDGIEQGIEQGIEQGREQGMREKAIAIARQLLSQLDNATIAQVTGLSVEDVGNLRESDS